ATTGACTCGCTCATGCAGCACAGCAAGGTGTACTGGAACTCGTTTGCCAACGGCCGCAAGTCCATAGATGCCCTCCCTTCCGTGCTCACCAGCATCCCCAGCATTCAAGAGCCGTTCGTGCTTACTCAGTACGTGAGCAATGACCTGCCCAGCTTGCCACGCACGCTCCGGAACAGCGGTTACCACACCTCCTTCTTCCATGGCGCGCCTAACGGCTCCATGGGCTTTGATGCGTTCATGAATCTCATTGGCGTGGAAAAGTATTACGGCATGACAGAGTACGGCAACAAAGAGGACTTTGACGGCATGTGGGGCATCTGGGACGAGGAGTTCCTGCAGTTCATGGCCGGCAAACTAAAGACGTTTGAGGAGCCGTTCATGACCGCCGTGTTCACCACCTCCTCGCACCACCCTTACAAGATACCGGCCCGCTACAAAGGCAAATTCAAGAAAGGTCCGTTTGAGATCTTTGAGACCATTGGCTACTCAGACATGGCTTTGCGCAAGTTCTTCCAGACCGCCAGCCAGGCCCCCTGGTTCAAGAACACGCTCTTTGTAATCACCGCCGACCATTCCGCCACTTACACCTACTACCCCGAGTACCAGACCGCCTGGGGCAACTTTGCCGTACCGGTGCTCTTCTACGCCCCCGGCGACCCTTCCTTTAAAGGTATAGAGAAAGACCGGGTGGTGCAGCAACTGGACATCATGCCTACCGTGCTAGGCTATCTGGGCTATGACCAACCGTACTTCTCCTTCGGGAAGAACATGCTCAACCCTCAGGAAGGCAACTTCGCGATCAGTTACCAAGCTGGCTACCAATGGACCGAAGGCGAGTACTTTCTCCAGTTTGACGGCACGAATACCGTAGGGCTGTTCAATTACCAGCAAGACAAACTCCTGAAGCACAACCTCAAAGACAGCCTGCCGGAAGTGCGCGTGGCCATGGAGAACAAACTCAAGGCCTTTATTCAGCAGTATAATAATCGTATGCTGGAGAACCGGCTTAAGGCTGAGTGAGAATTGTTGATTGCTGATTGTTAGGGTTCTATTTTGGGGCTATTTCTTTGAAAACAGCCTCAAAATAGAATATCCTCAACTTCGCGCAGACTCTCCCCTTGAGGGGAGTTAGAGGGGTGTTTACACCTACTGATCTACGTATTGTCGATATCCTTTTTCTATTGATCAAAGGTAATCGCTTATGACAGGCTCTGAAATGCGTATTCTCCTGTGCAGACACCCCTCTAACTCCCCTCAAGGGGAGAGTCTGCGTTGAACATCCCGAATTACGGATTTGTACTCCTCTGCCCTTGTCTCTTGGCTGTTCGGGATTTGCAATCCCGAACTTTTGGAAAGCGGATTTGTAATCCGCCTGCCGGGGACCAAGACCAGGAATGCCGCCGGGGATTGCAAATCCCCCTTTCGGAACTTCCGGATTGCAAATCCGGAAGAGCCATCGAGCGATCTAGGGAGCAGCGCGTTCTCTCTCTGAGAAAAGGTAATGGTTCTCCCCGCTTCAAGAGAGCTTCAAGAGAGTATAACTGAGCCCTATTGCCAAAAACATTTGGCCCAGGGTTTACTCGCAGAAACCTGCACCTTCAGAAAAGTAAGCATTCCCTCCTCTACCTTTGCTCCACCTGTTTTGAGCCCGATTTCCGGAAAACAGCTCCGAAACGGAAACCCAGTTCTGCCCGTTCATTCTTAATTCCTAATTCTTAATTATCCATGAAGCCTACCCTATACTATATCTCTGATGCGCTTTGCGGCTGGTGTTTCGCCATGGGTCCGCAGGTGGTGCAACTGCAGGAAACCTACGGTGACAGATTCCACTTTGAGGTGCTGAGCGGCGGCATGATGACCGGCGACCGTGTGGGGCCCATCAGCCAAATGGCGGATTACATAAAGCAGGTGCTTCCCCGGCTCACGGAGATAACGGGGGTGACCATGGGTGAGGCGTATGTTAAAGGCATTTTGGGCGAAGGCACCTACGTCAGCAACTCCGTGCCGCCGGCGGTGGCGCTGGCTATTTTCAAGGAAGTAAAACCAGAGGAACAGGTGAAATACGCCAAAGCCATTCAGGACCTGCACTTCAAAGAGGGCCAGGACCTGAACCTGGTAGAGACGTACCTTCCCCTGGCCCGGGAGGCGGGGCTTTCTGAGGAACAGTTCAGGGAACGGTTCACAGATGACCAATACCGGCTTCTGGCGCAGCAGGAGTTTGCGCAGGTGCAGGCCTGGGGCATTGAGGGCTTCCCGGCTATGATTGCGCAAAAGGGCGAAGAACTGTTTCTGGTGGCCCGGGGCTTCTCCAAGGCCGAGGACGTGGCAGAAATTCTGGAGAAGATTTACTCCTGATTGCGTTTTAGGCTTGTTTTACCCAAAACGGCCCCAAAACACATTTAGTTAATTGTAAAGCAAATCCTACATCCGCCAACAGGCGTATCTCTTACTTTCTTTGAAGAAACTAAGTTAAAACGGAACAAAATATCGGCGACAATTGTATATACAATAGTTATAAGTACTTTTGTCGGCCCCACGGCTGAGCGCCTATGAAATTAGAAGACGAGATAAAGCAGAAATCTTTTGGCAGCCCTTACCGGCGCATGTTCGTGAACGTGATGTTCACCGGTAACTGGGTGCAGAAAGAAATTGCCTCTTTGCTGAAGCCGTTCGGGTTGTCTTTGCAGCAGCATAACGTCTTGGGCATCTTGCGTGGCCAACACCCCAACCCCGCCACGCTGGGCCTGATTCAGGAACGTATGCTGGATCGTGACTCCAACGCTACCCGCCTGGTAGACAAATTGCTGGAGAAAGGCTTGGTGACCCGCTGCCAATGCTCTGATAACCGGCGTAAAGTAGACATCATTATTACGGATAAAGGGTTGGAGCTGCTCAAGCAAACCGATGGCCTTTTGCAGGCTCTGGAAGAGCGGTTCAGCCACATTACCCCCGAGGAGGCTACCCTCATTGGCGAACTGATGGACAAGCTGAGAGACCGTTAATATTTTTTTATCTATATAGTTGTATATACAACTTATGTTTTCACACAAATAAATGACTATGATAACTCAAGAAAATCAACCGCTGTTACAGCCATACAAAAAAGACTCTTTAGAGCTTAAAAATAGATTAGTGATGGCGCCTATGACGCGTAGCCGGGCTAATAACCCAGAGAACGCCGCCACGCCGCTCATTGCCGAGTACTACGCCCAGCGGGCCAGTGCCGGGCTTATCATTTCAGAGGGAACCCCGGTGAGCAGCCATGCCATTGGCTACATTAACGTGCCGGGTATTTATACGCCGGCTCAGGTAGAAGGCTGGAAACTGGTAACCCAGGCCGTGCACGCCAAAGGCGGAAAGATTTTCGCGCAGCTGTGGCACGTGGGCCGCATGTCGCACCCAGACTTCCATAACGGTGAGCTGCCGGTAGCGCCCTCGGCCGTTAACCCCAACGACCAGGCCTACACCCCCGAAGGTTTCAAAGAAACCGTGACGCCGCGCGCCCTGGAAGTCTCTGAGATCAAGGCCATTATACAGGACTTCAAAAATGCCGCTGCCAATGCGGTAACCGCCGGATTTGACGGTGTGGAGATCCATGCCTCCAACGGTTACCTGCTGCACCAGTTCTTTAGCTCATTGACCAACGTCCGGACCGACGAGTACGGTGGCTCTGTGGAGAACCGCGCCCGCATTTTGTTTGAGATTCTGGATGCCGTGAAAGAAGTGCTGGACCTGAGTAAGGTAGGTGTTCGCCTGAACCCCTCTATGCACGGTGGGTTCGGTATTGAGTTGGCTGAGGACGGACCGGAGACCTTTGAGTACATTGTGCGCCAGCTGAATGACTACGGCCTGGCGTACCTGCACCTGACAGAGGCTGGCGCAGGGGCCAGAAAGTTACCGCACGCCATTAAAGAGGTAGCTAAGCACTTCCGGAAAATCTATCAGGGAACCTTGATCACCAACGGCGGCTATACCCGTGAAACTGGGAACAAAGTCATTGAAGAAGGCAATGCTGATCTGGTGGCCTACGGTGTACCGTTCATCGCCAACCCAGACCTGGTAGACCGTTTCGACCAGGAAGCATCATTGAATCAGGCAGACCCGAACACCTTCTACAGCAACACAGCTGAAGTCGGCTACACGGATTACCCGGTACTGGCCGAGGTAGAAGAAGAAAAATAAGCAAAGGATTACACCACTGCATATATAGGAAAGGGCCGCGCTGTAAGTGCGGCCTTTTTCGGTTTGGGTCCGTTTTACAGAAAACAGGCTGAAAACGGAAACCAGGTTTTACTTTTATTAACCTGTGTTACCTTGTTCTAGAATACTGTATAAGTAAAGTTAACCCCCTCCCTCTCCCCTTATACTTTACATTTATTATTCTCCGGCTTCTAGTTGTTCATTAAAGGAGCCTTAGTAGATTCCGTTATCAATGAGCGCTTAATAGCTTCATAAAATATCACTTACGCACCTTACTAGCTAAAATTTACAAATCAGACCCAGCCTAATATTAGTTAACCATAATATTATACTAGAGCTATCTGATTAGCCAATAGACTACTTAAAACTAAGTATTTATTGAATTGTTACTATAGATAAATTTATTACTTGTATTGTATTTATATTTTTTTGCATACATTTACTTTACGGTTAATTTTTACTCTAAACACAACCGCTTTGAGGTTTCCCTCACCAAGAAGATAGTATTTAATATAGAGCATACGTATTTATCACATTTAAAGGAATTGGCAGATCTGAAAATCTGATCAAGACCAACCAAAGAACAAGTGCTTATACTACAATCTTTACTTAATATTAAATAACACCTTATCAGAGGAAAAACACCCTTCTGTTCCTAAAGCCCCCACTTTCTCATTTTCTCAGCTTATCTATTGCCTGGCAGTAGCCAAGACATTATTGGATTTTACTTCCCTTCACAAGGAAGCAAGACTTTCTATGTATTGCCCTTACCCTTCCTTTTGCAACCAATTTTCTATTAAAAATTTATACTCATCATTTTTCACAACTACTTTATGGAAAATCATTTACTGTCTGTTTTAAAGGCAAACACCAGACGCTACGGCCTTCTGCTTTTCCTTTTCTTTAGCCTCTTTTTGACAGGAGGTGCTTTTGCCCAGACTGGTGTCACCATCACTGCTGCTACAGGAGGAATGAATATCTCTGCTGATAGAGCAGTAAATTCAACTAATCCAGTTGGTGGCAGCTTTACAACATTAGGAGATATTGTAATAAGCGAGACAGCATCCACAGACTTTGCATCAGAAACAGGTACAAGTACAGGTAGTACATTGGTTTTTTCAGCTCCTTTGGGTTGGAAATTTAATCCAGGAACTGGAAGCGCAACGAGAGGCACTCCTTTTGACTTATCCCTTTCTTCCCCTTCTATTACTGTTACTGCTTCTACAATTACTATCTCGTTTAGTGTTTCAGGAACTACTAAATTAGATGTTCTGACTATAAAAGGGATTCAGGTAAAAGCTGACAATGGGGCAATGTTGCCTAATGCTGGTAGTATAACTAGAACTGGAGGAACAGCAACTGTTGCGGGACTCAGTAATGGAACTTCTGTAGGGTCCCTTTCACAGGCTGCTGGTATTGCCAATAAGCTTGCATTCGTTCAGCAACCAACAACTGCCAACGCAGGAGCTACTATTTCTCCTTCTCCCACTGTTCAGGTACAGGATCAGTTTGGAAATCCAGTTTCTGCAGCCAGATCAATTTTGTTAAGCCTTAATAATTCAGGTTCTTTAAGTGGAACAGCTACAGTTACTTCAAATTCAAGTGGCTTAGCTACTTTCAATAATCTTAGCATTACCCCTGCCGGAACATATCGCTTAACGGCTAGTTCTACAAACCCAACACCTGCGCTCACTACTATCTCTAGTAGTGAGTTTACCATTAATACTGTCAAGGCGAATACAGCGACATCTTTAACTTCTTCTGCTAACCCTTCTGAATACGCACAAAATGTCACGTTCACTGCTACTGTGAATACTGTGCCGACAGGTGGGACACCTACAGGTACAGTTATGTTTTATAATGGAGCTACAGCTATAAGTGGTGCTATTACATTAACTTCCGGAGAAGCGACTTTTACTACATCTGCTCTTGCGGTAAACACATCTGGCCATACTATTAAAGCCATATATACTCCAACGGGTAACTTCAACGCCTCGTCTACTGATCCCACGGTAACACAAGTTGTAAATAGAGCAACACCAACGATCAGTGTATCAGGAACACAAGCCTTTACCTATACAGGTAATCCTCAAGGCCCTGCCACCATCAGCTACAATGGAGATGGTACTACCTCATTGTTGTACACCAATGTAGGTGGAACAACATATTCATCAGCAACAGCCCCAACTAATGCTGGCAATTATCAGGTGGTCTTGAGTGCCGCACAGGGCACTAACTATAATGCTGTATCCTCAGCTGCCTACGCCTTTAGCATTGACAAAGCACCTATACTGATAACAGCCGCGAATCAAACTGTTACTTTTGGGACAGCAGTAGCAACAGTAACAGGAGCCGGAAGCTATACTGCTACAGGTTTTGTAAATAGTGAAACAGCAAATGTGATTGGCGGTTCACCAAGTTATACAACCACATATACAGCTACCACAAATGCAGCAACCTCAGGGGTGACTCTTACTCCAGTAGTGACATCCTTAACTGCTGCTAACTACAGTTTCAGTGCTGCTGATGGAACTATTACAATTGCGCAGGCCGCCAACAGTATCGCCTTTACAAACCCAGGTACACAAACGTATGCCCCCAATGCAACAGTAGATCTGAATGCATCAGCGACTTCTGGCACCCCTGTGACCTTTGCGGTGGAAAGCGGCCCGGCCACGGTAAGCGGATCTACCTTAACCTTGACCGGCGCTGGTAACGTGACAATTAACGCCTCCTCGGCGGCAACCACAAACTATCTGTCGGCGGCAGATGTAAGCCAGACCTTTATGGTTGCCAAAGCAAACCAAACCATTACATTCGCCGCCATCACCAACAAAACCTTCGGGGGGGAGGCCTTTGCCATTGCCCTGAGTGCTTCTTCAGGCCTGCCCGTAGCAATTACTACAACAGGTGGTATCAGCTATGATGCCGTTACCGGAACTGTTAGCATTACAGGTGCCGGCCCTGCCAGCATCACGGTGGCGCAGGCTGGCGACGATAACTACAATGCTGCCGTCGCTGTTAAACGTGATTTCAATATAGCCAAGGCTACCAACAGCATTTCCTTCACCAAACCAGACGATAAAACCTTCGGGGATGCACCCTTCAGCCTGATGGCTTCGTCTACTTCAGGCGCCCCTGTAAGTTTTGAGGTAGTAAGCGGCCCGGCCACGGTAAGCGGTTCTTCCTTGACCATTACAGGTGCCGGTGACATGACTATTAGAGCCTTTCAAATTGAAACTGTGAATTACGAGGCAGCAGGTTCAATAGATCAGACATTCACCGTGGCAAAGGCCATCGCTAATGTTACCCTGGCCGACTTAGATCACACCTATAATGGATCTGCCAAATCCGCTACCGCAACAACATCAGCATCTGGATCGAGCAGCTTCACTTTAACCTATATACTAGAGGGAACGCCAATAGCAGCTGCCAACGTGAACAATGCTGGCAACTATATGGTAACGGCCACGTTGGTAAACGCCAACTACCATGGTTCTGCCACCGGTACGCTTGTGATTGCCAAGGCCAATCAGACTATCACCTGGTCTTCCCCTCCCGCCATCACCTATGGTACTGCACTTTCTTCTGTCCAGCTTAATTCGACGGCCCTAGATGGAGCATCGCTCACTTATATGCCTATTGAAGGTACTGTACTAGGAGCCGGTACCCGCACCTTATCTGTGAAGGCTGCTGCCACTACCAATTACAATGAAGCCACCAAAGAGGTGAGCCTGACGGTAAATAAGGCACCCGTTACACTTGTTTTCGGCCAAATGGAGTACATCTATGACGGTAGCCTTAAGACAGCCACCGCTACGGCCACCCCAGCTGTGGATGGTGTGAGCGTGACTGGCTCGGGCACTAACGCCAACGAATACGCCGCCACTGCCAGCCTAAACAACGACAACTACGAGGCTAACCCTCTCGAAGGCACGTTGAAGATCAAAAAGGCCCCATCAACGACCACCATAACGATCTCCCCAGGTACTTTCACCTTCACCGGCTCACCCATTACGCCGGCCACCGTTACTGTGACGGGCGCAGGCGGATTAAACCTGACGCCAGTCCCTGTTTATGCTAATAACATCAACGCAGGCATGGCTACTGCTTCTTACAACTTCGCGGACGATGGCAACCACATTGGTTCTAGTGACAGCAAGAGCTTCACAATCAGCAAGGCCTCTTCAACGATCGCGGTAACTGGTGGCAATACCTTCACTTACACCGGAGCGGCACAAGGTCCGGATGCAGTGACCAAGACTGGGTCAACCGGCACGGTAACTCTCAGCTATAGCGGCACCACTAATGGTGGTGTAGCCTACGAAGCCACCACCAAGCCTACGCAGGCTGGCACTTACAGCGTAATTGCTACCCTAGCGGAAGATGACAACCACTTTGGCATGACATCTGAGGCGTTTTCATTCTCTATCGGCAAGGCCGCTACCACCACCACGGTAGCTATCGCTGCAGGTCCGTTCACCTTTACTGGCTCGGCCATTACACCAGCTAGTGTAAAAGTAACTGGCGCCGGCGGGCTGGACTTGTCACCAAACGCCAATTATGCCAATAACATCAATGCAGGTACCGCTTCTGCCAGCTACAGCTATGCTGAGGATAACAACTATTTTGCTTCTACTGATAGCAAAGACTTTACCATCGGCAAAGCTGCAACCACAACAACGGTAACCCTGGCTGCGGGTCCATTCACTTATACCGGTTCCGCCATTACACCAGCATCCGTAAGTGTAACCGGTATTGGTGGCCTGAACCTGACACCAGCAGCAGTGTATGAAGACAACATTAATGCAGGTACGGCTACTGCATCTTACTCTTATGCTGGCAATAGCAACTACGAGGCTTCCAGTGACAGTAAGACTTTTACCATCAGCAAGGCCATATCAACAACCACTGTAACAATCACGGGTGCTCCCTTTACTTATACAGGCTCAGCTATCACACCTGCTACCGTGAGTGTAACCGGCGCGGGCGGGTTAAACCTGGCACCAGCCGTCACCTACGCTAATAACATTAATGCAGGTACCGCTACTGCTAGCTACAGCTATCCTGGTGACGGCAACCACGAGCCATCAAGCGACACCAAGAACTTCGCTATCGGCAAGGCTGCCTCCACTGTGGCGGTAACAGGTAGCAATACCTTCATCTATAATGCGACGGCACAAGGCCCGGACGCGGTGACTAAGACGGGCTCTACCGGCGCGGTAACTTACAGCTACAGCGGCACCAGCAACGGTGATATCACCTATGCCGCTTCTGCTACCAAGCCAACATTGGCTGGTTCTTACAGTGTAACAGCAACTTTGGCTGGTGATGATAATCACTTTGGCATGACCTCCGAAGCCTTTGGCTTCACCATCGGAAAAGCCACAGCCACCATGGCACTCACTGACCTGAGCCACACCTTTGACGGCACCATTAAGTCAGCTGGTTACACCATTAGCCCTGCAACGGTAACAGGCGTGAGTATCAGCAACAACGGCAAGACCAATGCAGGCTCTTACCCAGTAACGGCCTCCCTGAATAATGTCAACTATCAAGCAACCGACGTTGCAGGAAACCTGGAGATTGCCAAGGCACCTACCACAACCTTAGTAACCGCTAATGGAGCTATTTACACAGGCAATGCTATTGGTGGCACCGCTGCCGTGACCGGGGCTGGTGGTCTGGGCCAAGCGCTGGCTGTTTCTTATATGGGCACGGGCTCTACCACCTATCCTACTTCCACCTCTGCCCCAACCAACGCAGGCACCTACAACGCAACGGCAACTTACGCTGAAACCGCTAACCACCTCAGCTCAACCGACACCAAGGAATTTACCATAGGCCAGGCGACAGCCACCCTGAGCTTAGCTACCCTTAACCATGAATATGATGGTACAGAGAAGAACGCTACTGCTATTATCTCCCCTGCTGGTTTATCTGGTATTAGCATCAGCAACAATGGCAAGGTCAATTTCGGGACCTATGAAGTGGAAGCGACGCTTGCAAACAATAACTACATAGCCGCTCCAGTAAAAGGCAACCTAGTGATTACCCAGAAGGCGCTAACTGTCACGGCAAACAATAAGGAAAGAGCCTACGATGTGGCTAACCCTTCCCTAGATGGTGTACTGAGCGGCAATGTGCCAGCCGATGGCATTAGTGCCACGTATGCCACTCTTGCCACCAAGGTGAGCAATGTGGGTGAGTACACCATCACCGCTACTTTGGTTGACCCTAACAACAAGCTGGCAAACTACGCGGTGACCAACACGTCTGGGACTCTAACAATCACGCCGGCCTCTGCCACGATTACCGTTGCCGACCTGTCTAAGATCTACAACGGCTCTGCTCAGGGAGCCACAGTGATCACCTCGCCGTCCGGTATCGCGGTGAATGTAACCTATGCTGGATCTGCTACCGCCCCAACCGCTGCCGGCACTTATGCGGTGGTTGCTGCTTTGAACAACAATAACTACTCTGCCACCAACGGCACCGGCTCGCTTGTGATTGCTCCTAAAAGCGTCACAGGTTCTATCACTGCCTCTAATAAAGTCTACGATGGCAATATTTCCGCCTCTATCTCAGGTAGATCCTTGGTTGGTGTACTTTCTACAGATGCCGCAAACGTAAGCTTGGGAACTAGTGGCACTGCTACTTTCGCCACCGCTGCTGCAGGTAATGACAAGACCGTCACCGCTACCGGCCTGGCCCTGAGCGGCACAGTTGCTAACAATTACAGTCTATCCGCAACCACGGCTACCACCACAGCCAACATCACTGCCAAGGCAATTACAGGTACTTTCTCTTCTGCGAATAAAGTATATGACGGTGGTGTTTCTGCTGCGGCTGCTAATCGGCAGTTGGTTGGTGTTGTTGATGGTGATGATGTTTCCTTAACAGGAGGAACCGCTACTTTCGCTGACAAGC
This Rufibacter radiotolerans DNA region includes the following protein-coding sequences:
- a CDS encoding LTA synthase family protein, which gives rise to MIKSFHPKVLKQSVHVAMLLALAVAMLLYSISRVLFFVFNRGFFAETSLSDLLYLMWGGLRFDLVAVLYTNLLFIALMVLPFRFRHHPAYRKAVKWVFIFFNALGLALNCIDFVYYRFTLRRTTGSVVREFGNEDWGGLAGSFLVDFWYIPAIWFALVLLLVWLYNRIKLEKSVRYNPWVYYPWHVVLLVLTVGLSIAAMRGGFRHSTRPITLSNAGEYVERPQEIYLVLNTPFSVIRTINKTSFKKLEYFPEKEVAQLYNPIHLPADSTVFKKKNVVVIILESFGKEAVGGYNQHLENGTYTGFTPFIDSLMQHSKVYWNSFANGRKSIDALPSVLTSIPSIQEPFVLTQYVSNDLPSLPRTLRNSGYHTSFFHGAPNGSMGFDAFMNLIGVEKYYGMTEYGNKEDFDGMWGIWDEEFLQFMAGKLKTFEEPFMTAVFTTSSHHPYKIPARYKGKFKKGPFEIFETIGYSDMALRKFFQTASQAPWFKNTLFVITADHSATYTYYPEYQTAWGNFAVPVLFYAPGDPSFKGIEKDRVVQQLDIMPTVLGYLGYDQPYFSFGKNMLNPQEGNFAISYQAGYQWTEGEYFLQFDGTNTVGLFNYQQDKLLKHNLKDSLPEVRVAMENKLKAFIQQYNNRMLENRLKAE
- a CDS encoding DsbA family protein; this translates as MKPTLYYISDALCGWCFAMGPQVVQLQETYGDRFHFEVLSGGMMTGDRVGPISQMADYIKQVLPRLTEITGVTMGEAYVKGILGEGTYVSNSVPPAVALAIFKEVKPEEQVKYAKAIQDLHFKEGQDLNLVETYLPLAREAGLSEEQFRERFTDDQYRLLAQQEFAQVQAWGIEGFPAMIAQKGEELFLVARGFSKAEDVAEILEKIYS
- a CDS encoding MarR family winged helix-turn-helix transcriptional regulator, producing MKLEDEIKQKSFGSPYRRMFVNVMFTGNWVQKEIASLLKPFGLSLQQHNVLGILRGQHPNPATLGLIQERMLDRDSNATRLVDKLLEKGLVTRCQCSDNRRKVDIIITDKGLELLKQTDGLLQALEERFSHITPEEATLIGELMDKLRDR
- a CDS encoding alkene reductase, with amino-acid sequence MITQENQPLLQPYKKDSLELKNRLVMAPMTRSRANNPENAATPLIAEYYAQRASAGLIISEGTPVSSHAIGYINVPGIYTPAQVEGWKLVTQAVHAKGGKIFAQLWHVGRMSHPDFHNGELPVAPSAVNPNDQAYTPEGFKETVTPRALEVSEIKAIIQDFKNAAANAVTAGFDGVEIHASNGYLLHQFFSSLTNVRTDEYGGSVENRARILFEILDAVKEVLDLSKVGVRLNPSMHGGFGIELAEDGPETFEYIVRQLNDYGLAYLHLTEAGAGARKLPHAIKEVAKHFRKIYQGTLITNGGYTRETGNKVIEEGNADLVAYGVPFIANPDLVDRFDQEASLNQADPNTFYSNTAEVGYTDYPVLAEVEEEK
- a CDS encoding YDG domain-containing protein gives rise to the protein MENHLLSVLKANTRRYGLLLFLFFSLFLTGGAFAQTGVTITAATGGMNISADRAVNSTNPVGGSFTTLGDIVISETASTDFASETGTSTGSTLVFSAPLGWKFNPGTGSATRGTPFDLSLSSPSITVTASTITISFSVSGTTKLDVLTIKGIQVKADNGAMLPNAGSITRTGGTATVAGLSNGTSVGSLSQAAGIANKLAFVQQPTTANAGATISPSPTVQVQDQFGNPVSAARSILLSLNNSGSLSGTATVTSNSSGLATFNNLSITPAGTYRLTASSTNPTPALTTISSSEFTINTVKANTATSLTSSANPSEYAQNVTFTATVNTVPTGGTPTGTVMFYNGATAISGAITLTSGEATFTTSALAVNTSGHTIKAIYTPTGNFNASSTDPTVTQVVNRATPTISVSGTQAFTYTGNPQGPATISYNGDGTTSLLYTNVGGTTYSSATAPTNAGNYQVVLSAAQGTNYNAVSSAAYAFSIDKAPILITAANQTVTFGTAVATVTGAGSYTATGFVNSETANVIGGSPSYTTTYTATTNAATSGVTLTPVVTSLTAANYSFSAADGTITIAQAANSIAFTNPGTQTYAPNATVDLNASATSGTPVTFAVESGPATVSGSTLTLTGAGNVTINASSAATTNYLSAADVSQTFMVAKANQTITFAAITNKTFGGEAFAIALSASSGLPVAITTTGGISYDAVTGTVSITGAGPASITVAQAGDDNYNAAVAVKRDFNIAKATNSISFTKPDDKTFGDAPFSLMASSTSGAPVSFEVVSGPATVSGSSLTITGAGDMTIRAFQIETVNYEAAGSIDQTFTVAKAIANVTLADLDHTYNGSAKSATATTSASGSSSFTLTYILEGTPIAAANVNNAGNYMVTATLVNANYHGSATGTLVIAKANQTITWSSPPAITYGTALSSVQLNSTALDGASLTYMPIEGTVLGAGTRTLSVKAAATTNYNEATKEVSLTVNKAPVTLVFGQMEYIYDGSLKTATATATPAVDGVSVTGSGTNANEYAATASLNNDNYEANPLEGTLKIKKAPSTTTITISPGTFTFTGSPITPATVTVTGAGGLNLTPVPVYANNINAGMATASYNFADDGNHIGSSDSKSFTISKASSTIAVTGGNTFTYTGAAQGPDAVTKTGSTGTVTLSYSGTTNGGVAYEATTKPTQAGTYSVIATLAEDDNHFGMTSEAFSFSIGKAATTTTVAIAAGPFTFTGSAITPASVKVTGAGGLDLSPNANYANNINAGTASASYSYAEDNNYFASTDSKDFTIGKAATTTTVTLAAGPFTYTGSAITPASVSVTGIGGLNLTPAAVYEDNINAGTATASYSYAGNSNYEASSDSKTFTISKAISTTTVTITGAPFTYTGSAITPATVSVTGAGGLNLAPAVTYANNINAGTATASYSYPGDGNHEPSSDTKNFAIGKAASTVAVTGSNTFIYNATAQGPDAVTKTGSTGAVTYSYSGTSNGDITYAASATKPTLAGSYSVTATLAGDDNHFGMTSEAFGFTIGKATATMALTDLSHTFDGTIKSAGYTISPATVTGVSISNNGKTNAGSYPVTASLNNVNYQATDVAGNLEIAKAPTTTLVTANGAIYTGNAIGGTAAVTGAGGLGQALAVSYMGTGSTTYPTSTSAPTNAGTYNATATYAETANHLSSTDTKEFTIGQATATLSLATLNHEYDGTEKNATAIISPAGLSGISISNNGKVNFGTYEVEATLANNNYIAAPVKGNLVITQKALTVTANNKERAYDVANPSLDGVLSGNVPADGISATYATLATKVSNVGEYTITATLVDPNNKLANYAVTNTSGTLTITPASATITVADLSKIYNGSAQGATVITSPSGIAVNVTYAGSATAPTAAGTYAVVAALNNNNYSATNGTGSLVIAPKSVTGSITASNKVYDGNISASISGRSLVGVLSTDAANVSLGTSGTATFATAAAGNDKTVTATGLALSGTVANNYSLSATTATTTANITAKAITGTFSSANKVYDGGVSAAAANRQLVGVVDGDDVSLTGGTATFADKHVAPGKTVTLTDAALAGDDKGNYTLTSVGTTTAAITSKTLAIAITAENKEYNGNANATVTAQISSGLVENDQVTVAATNGLFNDKHAGVGKAVTANVSKSGDDAGNYSANGTAATTATITSKAMTIAISASDKVYDGNANAQVAASITAGLILNDKVTVSASNGQFNNKNVGTGKLVTASVSKSGDDAGNYSANVIASSTAQITPKALAAASTVSTKVYDGSAATGAVTLGTVTGLIGNETLAITPTASNYATANVGTSKATTITYFLADGTNGGLAANYSMAPISSIGDITAKSINGSFAASDKIYDGSTSASVTGRSLNGVVDSDADYVSLTGGTATFANKNVASGKTVTLIGASLTGVKSSNYSLSGVATTTATITEQTLLVTATGINKVYDGNTVTTVTLSDNRVAGDVLTTAYTSATFADANAGNGITVSVMGISITGGADAGNYILSSPTVATVANITKANAVVVVTPYSGIYDGNSHTASGTATGVNGEILTANLSFASSFTNVPGGTTAWSFAGGNNYNNASGNATVTITPQTANPVADAYYTGSDFYWTTSSTNKSATLTLATTIKNNLNFTGDITTAKVSFFIKNGTTLTPITGAQNLPVGLVDPTNTSVGSAAATVQYNLGSASAATLTIAVRISGNYNALTNAEHDALVTIAVPTPGGIIAGGAKMTQANSAGFVQGATNRKSDVSFYVQYNKSMKNPQGNVELIIRSYNDRNGIAGDVLRTYKIKSTAISVLAVTSPTAEFTSKGNISEVVDGVEQSIEGNLTFQLKVYDAQAPGANASLGTMDQVAVTIFKSKGGIWYSNNWNGVKADLSDLFSGALSVSGNGGGETTSTTTTQSVSVAAPELSAKPQAKLTSYPNPFTDQTTIEFTFDKDEDYNLVVYSANGALVKNLKSGKARANTPVQVTWGDNSYNVGVYFIKLVTTNGVQTVRVVRQ